Within Mycobacterium heckeshornense, the genomic segment CCGCGCCTCAGGAGCACTGGCGCGCAAGGCGTCCGCCGACACGTCGTCGGGCTGGGCCTGCGATAGGATCTCGGCCTCCACCCGCGCCCTGTAGGTGTCGACCTCGCGGTCGATGTCTTGTCGGGTCCATCCCAGAATCGGCGCAACGACCTCGGCCACCTCGCGGGCACAGTCCACGCCGCGGTGCGGGTATTCGATGGAGATCCGCATTCGGCGGGCCAAGATGTCCTCCAGGTGCAGCGCACCCTCGGCGGCGGCGGCATAGGCGGCTTCAACCTTGAGGTAGACCGGCGCGGTGGTGATCGGGTCCAGCAACTCGCGGCGGTCTTCGGCCAGCACCAGCACCTCGCTGATCAGCGACCCGTACCGGTCGAGCAGATGCCGCACCCGATAGGGATGCAGCCCGTGCAGGTCGGCGACATGTTCGGCCTGGTTGATCAAGGCGAAGTAACCGTCGGCGCCCAGCAGGCGCACCTTCTCGGTGATCGACGGCGCCACCCGGGCCGGAATGTATTGTGCCGCTGTGTCTATCGCGTCGATCGCCATGACGCGGTAGGTGGTGTACTTGCCGCCGGCGATGGAGACCAGACCTGGCGTGGGGACCGCGACCGCATGCTCTCGTGACAGCTTGGACGTCTCGTCGCTTTCCCCGGCCAGCAGCGGGCGCAACCCGGCGTAGACGCCGTCGATGTCGTCATGGGTCAACGGGGTGGCCAACACGGTGTTGACGGTGCTGAGGATGTAGTCGATGTCGGCTCTGGTCGCCGCGGGATGCGCCAGGTCGAGGTTCCACTCGGTGTCGGTGGTCCCGATAATCCAGTGACTGCCCCACGGAATAACGAACATCACCGACTTCTCGGTGCGCAGGATGATCGCGACGTCGCTGACGATCCGGTCACGCGGCACCACGATGTGCACGCCTTTGGAGGCGCGTATCTGAAACCGCCCGCGCTGCTTGGACAGTGCCTGGATCTCGTCCGTCCAAACCCCCGTCGCGTTGACCACGACGTGGCCGCGGACGTCGGTCACCGCCCCGTCTTCGGAGTCACGCACCCGCACTCCGGTCACCCGGTCACCCTCGCGCAGCAAGGCGATCACCTGGGTCGAGGACCGCACCACGGCGCCGTAATGAGCGGCGGTGCGGGCCACGGTGAGGGTGTGCCGGGCGTCGTCGACCACCGTGTCGTAGTAGCGGATACCCCCGATCAGCGAGGTGCGCTTGAGGCCCGGGCATAGCCGCAGTGCGCCGGCACGGGTTAAATGCTTTTGCGGTGGAACCGATTTCGCACCGCCCAGCTGGTCGTAGAGCAGCATGCCCAAAGCCACGTATGGACGTTCCCACCACCGCTTAGTCAGCGGATACAAAAACGGCAACGGCTTGACAAGGTGCGGAGCCAAGGTGGTCAGTGACAGCTCGCGCTCGTAGAGCGCCTCGCGCACCAGACCGAACTCGAGTTGCTCGAGGTAGCGCAGACCCCCGTGAAACATCTTCGACGAGCGACTCGAGGTGCCGGAGGCAAAATCACGCGCCTCGACCATCGCCACCCTGAGCCCGCGGGTGGCGGCGTCCAGCGCGCAACCGGAGCCGACCACACCCCCACCGATGACCACCACGTCGAACTGTTCGGCACCAAGTCGTTCCCACGCCGACGCGCGCTGCTGTGGGCCCAGGGCCGAAGCCGGCCAGCCGCGCCAGCTTGCCGGTGCACTCACGGAACACGACTCCTCGGTTACTCGTCAGTAGGACGCTGGCTCCCAAGGCTACCTGGCGTTACTCCAGATCGTCGTGGGCCATCAGCCGTCGGGCGGCCTCGGTGATCGAGCCCGACAGCGACGGATAAACCGCCAGCGTCTGCGCCAACTCGTCGACCGTAACGCGGTTGGTCACCGCCACCGCGATCGGCAGGATCAACTCCGACGCGATCGGTGCCACCACCACCCCGCCGATCACCACGCCGGTGGACCGCCGGCAGAACACCTTGACGAACCCGTGCCGCAGCCCGGACATCTTGGCTCGGGCGTTGGTGTTGAGCGGCAGCATGATCGTTCGCGCCGACACCCGGCCGTCGTCGATCAGCGACTGCGGAACACCGACGGCGGCGATCTCGGGCCGGGTAAACACCGTCGCCGCGACGGTGCGCAGCCGGATCGGGCTGACGGCCTCGCCGAGCGCGTGATACATCGCGATCCGGCCCTGCATCGCGGCCACCGACGCCAGCAGCAGCAGGCCGGTGCAGTCACCCGCCGCGTAGATTCCGGGAACCGATGTCCGCGACACGCGGTCGACGGTCAGGTAGCTGCCGCGTCCGAGCTCGATGCCCACCCGTTCCAGACCCAGCCCGCTGGTGTTGGGCGCCGAGCCGATGGTCATCAGGGCGTGGCTGCCCTCGACGGTGCGGCCGTCGGTCATGGTGACCAGCACTCCGTCATCGGTGCGGGTAACCGATTGGGCGCGTGCATTTTTGACCAGTCGGACGCCGCGTTCGGCGAACGATTCCTCCAATACCAAAGCGGCGTCGGCGTCTTCGTAGGGCAGCACGCGGTCGCGGCTGGCCACTACGGTGACGGTGACCCCCAGCTCGGTGTACGCGTTGACGAATTCGGCCCCGGTGACACCGGAGCCGACCACGATCAGGTGGTCGGGCAGTGAGTCGAGGTCGTAGAGCTGTCGCCAGGTCAGGATCCGCTGGCCGTCCGGGCGCGCGGACGGCATGATGCGCGGGCTGGCGCCGGTGGCGATCAGCACGACGTCAGCGTCAAGCTCGCCCGCCGTACCGTCGGGGGCGGTCACCTTGATGCGGTGACGCGCCAGGCCGGGAGCGGCGTCGACCAGCTCGCCACGGCCCGCGATCACCTCGACCCCCATGGTCAGCAGTTGCCGGGTGATGTCGGCGGACTGCGCGGCGGCCAGCATCTTGACCCGCTGGTGGATTTCCGGCAGGGAGATCTTGGCGTCCTCGATGTCGATGTCGAAGCCCAGCTGCGGGGCGCGCCGCAGTTCGGTGCGCAGCCCGGTGGAAGCGATGAACGTCTTCGACGGCACGCAGTCGGCCAGCACGGCTGCCCCTCCGATGCCGTCCGAGTCGACGACGGTGACCTGGGCGTCGCGCGTCGCGGCGACCAGTGCCGCCTCGTAGCCGGCCGGGCCTCCCCCGAGGATCACAATGCGGGTCGCCACGGCCCCAACCTAACCACGATGTCGGATGGGCGCCGAACGAGCGGTCGCCGTTTAAGCTTTCCCCGTGCCGCTCTACGCCGCCTACGGGTCGAACATGGACCCTGAGCAGATGGCAAAGCGTGCACCCCACTCACCGATGGCCGGCACCGGTTGGCTGCACGGTTGGCGGTTGACGTTCGGTGGCGAGGACATCGGCTGGGAAGGGGCGCTGGCCACAATCGTGGAGGACCCGGACTCCAAGGTGTTCGTCGTCCTCTACGACGTGACCCCGGCCGACGAGCGGAACCTCGATCGGTGGGAAGGTTCCGAACTCGGTATCCACAAGAAGATCCGCTGCCGCGTGGAACGTTTATCCTCGGACACCACAACCGATCCCGTCCTGGCATGGCTGTATGTGCTCGATGCCTGGGAGGGCGGATTGCCGTCAGCGCATTACCTGGGCGTGATGGCCGATGCCGCCGAAATCGCCGGTGCACCACCGGAATACGTGCATGACTTGCGCACCCGTCCGTCGCGCAGCATCGGTCCGGGCACGTAGAGCGGCGAGCGGGAGCCCGCGGTCTAGAAGGCCGCGGCCTGCTCGACGATGTTGACCATCACCCGCAACCCGATCGGCAGGGCCCGCTCGTCGAGATCGAACGTCGGCTGGTGCAGATCGAGCTGGCGTCCGCGGCCGGACCACACACCGAGTCGCGCCATCGCCCCGGGCACTTCTTCGAGATACCAGGAGAAATCTTCGCCACCGCCGGACTGGCGGGTATCGGCCAGCACATCGGGGCCGAGGGCTTCGATGGCGTGGGTGAGGATCCGCGTGGAAATCTCCTCGTTAACCACCGGCGGCACCCCGCGGTGGTATTGCAGCGTGTGGTCGACACCCAGCGGCGACAGCAGCGCCGACACCGCCTGGCGGATAAGGCCCTCCAGGCTTTGCCAGGTTTCCCGGCTCGCCGTGCGGACAGTGCCGGCCAGCACGCCGGTCTGCGGGATCGCGTTAGCTGCCATCCCGGCGTTGACCGCACCCCACACCAAGACGGTGCTCTTGCGCGGGTCGATGCGCCGCGACAACACCCCTGGCAGCCCGGTGATCAGCGTGCCCAGCCCGTAAACCAGGTCGGCGGTCAGATGCGGCCGCGACGTGTGCCCTCCCGGCGAGTACAGCGTGATTTCCATCGAGTCGGCGGCCGACGTGATCGGGCCCGGCTTGACCGCCACTTTGCCGACCGCGAGTCGAGGATCGCAGTGCAGTGCGAAAATCCGCGAGACGCCGCTCAGCACGCCGGCCGCGATGGCGTCGATCGCCCCGCCGGGCATCAGCTCTTCGGCGGGCTGGAAGATCAGGCGCACGCCGACCGGCAGTTCGGGTGCCGACGCCAGGGCCAGCGCGGTGCCGAGCAGGATTGCGGTGTGGGCGTCGTGGCCACAGGCGTGCGCGACGTTGGGCATGGTCGACGAATAAGGTGCGCCGGTGCGCTCGGCCATCGGCAGCGCGTCCATATCGGCGCGCAACGCGATCCTGGGCTCATGCTCGGGACCGAAGTCGCAGGTCAAACCCGTCCCCCCGGGCAGCACCTTGGGGTTGAGCCCGGCGTCGGCCAACCGCTCGGCGACGAATTGTGTGGTCGCATACTCCTGGCGGCCCAGTTCCGGGTAGCGGTGGATATGACGCCGCCATTCGATGAGGTCGTGATGGTGGGCGGCCAGCCAGGACTCGGCGCTGTCTACCAGACTCATGACGCCGCCCGCTGATCACGTGCCGCCAGCACCCGTTCCCGCTCTGCGCTGGTCTCGGCAAGGCGAACCACGGTGCGCGCCAGGATAATTGCACCTTCGACCACAGCACGATCAGCGCTGGGGCTGACCGCGGCGGCGGCGAAAGCGGGCTGGTGCACGGTGGCGCCGCCGGCGTCGATCCGAATCACCGGGTGGATGCCGGGCAGCACCTGGGTCACGTTGCCCATGTCGGTGCTGCCCATCGGCAGCTTCGCCTCCACCTCGGCCGCGACAGGTTCGCGGCCGAGCCGGCGCATCTCCTGCCGGCATGTGTCGGCCAGCCATGGATCAGGCTTTAGCTCCGCGTAGGCCGGCGCGGAATCGTCGATGTCGTATTCGCATCCGGTCGCCAGCGCGCCCGCGGCAAAGCAGGAGAACACCCTGCCCTGCAGCTCGCTCAGCGACTCGGAGTCCGGTGCCCGCATCGCATACCGCAGGGCCGCCCGCCCGGGAATGACGTTGACGGCCTGTCCGCCGTCGGTGACGATGCCGTGCACCAGCTGTCCCGGCGCCAACTGCTGGCGCAGCAGCCCGATGGCCACCTGCGCGACGGTCAGCGCGTCCGCGGCGTTCACACCTTGATGTGGTGCGACCGCCGCATGCGATTCCCGGCCACGGTAGTGCACGCTGACCTCCGACAATGCCAGCGACCGGGTGGCGGCGATGTCCGTCGGTCCCGGATGCAACATCACCGCCGCCGCGACGTCGTCGAATGTGCCCGCGCGCAGCATCAAGGCCTTACCGCCGCCGGCCTCCTCGGCCGGGGTGCCCAGCAGCGCGACCGTCAGGCCCAGGTCGTCGGCCACGTCGGCCAGCGCCAGCGCGGTGCCCACAGCGGATGCGGCGATGATGTTGTGACCGCAGGCGTGCCCGATCTGCGGCAATGCGTCGTATTCCGCGCAGATCCCGACGACCAACGCTCCCCTGCCGAAGTCGGCACGAAACGCGGTGTCCAAGCCCGCCACGCCCGTTGTGATCCGGAAGCCACGATCGGCGACCAATCTCTGGGTTTTGGCGCAGCTTCGGTGCTCGGCGAATGCCAGCTCCGGCTCGGCGTGGATTGCGTGGGAAAGCTCGACGATTTCGGTGCTGCACCGCCGCACCGCATCTTCGACGGCATCCAATGCGGTGGTGGTGGGCATGTTGGCAGTCTAAGCTCGGCCGCTGTGACCGATGGTCGGCCGGACCCCGAGGCACTGGCTCGGCGGGCGGCGCGGGCCATCGCCGAGCACACCGGGGTCGCCGCGCACGACGTGGCGGTCGTGCTGGGGTCTGGGTGGGCGCCGGCTGTGGCCGCGCTGGGTCCGGCGACCGCGGCGCTACCCATGGCGAAGGTGCCCGGCTTCAGCCCGCCGACCGCGGTCGGGCACACCGGTCAGCTGTTGTCCGTGCGCATCGGCGAGCACCGGGTGCTGGTGCTGGCCGGTCGCATCCATCCCTATGAGGGCCATGACCTGCTGCACGTGGTGCACCCGGTGCGAGCCGCATGCGCGGCCGGTGCACACACGATCGTGCTCACCAACGCCGCGGGCGGTTTGCGCGACGACCTCGAAGTCGGCCAGCCGGTGTTGATCAGCGATCATCTGAACCTCACCGCGCGGTCTCCGCTGGTGGGCCCGCAGTTCGTCGACATGGTCGACGCCTACGCGCCGCGGCTAAGGGAGTTGGCCCGCCGGGTCGACCCGACGCTGACCGAAGGCGTATACGCCGGCCTGCCGGGACCGCACTACGAAACGCCCGCCGAAATCCGGATGCTGCGCACCCTGGGTGCCGACCTGGTGGGGATGTCGACGGTGCACGAGACAATCGCGGCGCGGGCGGCGGGCGCTCAGGTGCTGGGGGTGTCGCTGGTGACGAACTTGGCTGCAGGTATGACCGGGGCTCCGCTTAGCCACGTCGAGGTCGTCGAGGCTGGCGCTGCGTCAGCGGCCCGAATGGGTGCGCTGCTGGCCGGGGTGGTGGCCCGGCTGTAAGGCTGGCGGGTGTGACGCCCGAGGAGTGGATCGCGCACGACCCCGACCCGGCGACAGCCGCCGAACTCGCCGACTGCGAGCCCGGTGAACTGGCCGCGCGGTTCGCCCGGCCGCTCAGATTCGGCACCGCCGGACTGCGCGGGCCGCTGCGGGGCGGACCGGACGCGATGAACCTGGCCGTGGTCGTGCGCGCGACCTGGGCGGTGGCGCAAGTGCTCAAGGACCGGGGGCTGCGCGGCTCGAAGGTGATCGTCGGCCGCGACGCGCGTTACGGATCGGCCATGTTCGCTGTTGCAACCGCGGAAGTGTTTGCCGCCGAAGGTTTTCCCGTTTTGCTGTTTGCCGGCCCAATACCGACACCGGTGTTGGCGTTCGCAGTGCGCCATACCGGCGCCGCGGCCGGGATCCAGATCACCGCATCACACAATCCGGCGAGCGACAACGGCTACAAGGTGTACTTCGACGGCGGCATCCAGATCGTCTCGCCCGCCGACCGCGCGATCGAAACCGCGATGGCCGCCGCGCCGTTTGCAGACCAAATCGCCAGAGTGCCCGTCGAATCCAGCCACACCGGGCTAGTCGACCGCTACACCGAGCGCACCGCCGGCTTGCGACGCTCGTCGGGGTCGGTGCGGGTGGCGCTGACCCCGTTACACGGGGTCGGCGGTGCGCTGGCGGTAGAGACGCTGCACCGCGCCGGCTTCGGCGAAGTCCACACCGTCGGCGAACAGTTCGCGCCTGACCCCGACTTCCCCACCGTCGCGTTCCCCAATCCCGAGGAGCCGGGCGCCGCCGACGCCGTGCTGCGCCTGGCCGACAACGTCGACGCCGATATCGCGATTGCGCTGGACCCCGACGCCGATCGGTGCGCGGTCGGCGTACCCGCACCAGACGGCTGGCGGATGCTTACCGGAGACGAAACAGGTTGCTTACTAGGCGATTACATTTTGTCCCATACTGAATCTGTGGAAACAGCCGTGGTCGCCAGCACGGTGGTGTCGTCGCGGATGCTGGCGGCCATCGCCGCGCACCACGGAGCGCGCCACGTCGAAACCCTCACCGGCTTCAAATGGCTGGCGCGCGCCGACGCCGGTCTGCCCGGCTGCCGGCTGGTCTACGCCTACGAGGAGGCGATCGGCCATTGTGTGGACCCCGACGCGGTGCGCGACAAGGACGGGATCAGCGCGGCGGTGCTGGCCTGTGACGTGGTGGCGACGCTCAAAGCGCAGGGCCGCTCGGTGTTCGACGCGCTCGACGAGCTTGCCCGACGCCACGGCGTCCACGTGGGTGCGGCGGTGTCACGCCCGGTCGCCGGCCCCGGCGAGGCAGCAGCGTTCATGCGGCGACTCCGGCAAGAGCCACCCGGTCGGCTGGCTGGATTTGCGGTCCGCACAACGGATTTGCAGCCACGCACCGACGCACTGGTGTTCTCCGGCAGCGACGCCGACATGTGGGCCCGAGTGGTGGTGCGACCGTCGGGCACCGAGCCGAAACTGAAGTTCTACCTCGAAGCCGGCTGCCCGCCCGGCGAGGACGTTCGACGTGCTCGTGACCGCGCAACCGCGCTGCGTGACGGCCTCGTCGCCGCGGTGCGGCACTGGTAGGTCAGCGTGGCCCGAATTGGCGGTCACCGGCATCGCCGAGACCCGGTACGATGTAGGCGATTTCGTTGAGTCGCTCGTCGATAGCAGCGGTGTACAACCGCACGTTGGGGGCTGCTTTCTCCAGCGCCGCAAGGCCTTCCGGCGCCGCAACGACGCATAGCACGCTGATATCCGTTGCCCCACGCTGCAGCAGCAACCTGATGGTGTGTGTCATCGACCCACCGGTGGCCAGCATGGGATCGAGCACGATCACCGGCTGGCTGCGCAGGTCATCGGGCAACGATTCCAGGTAAGGCACCGGACGGTGGGATTGCTCGTCGCGAACCACCCCGACGAACCCCACGCGCGCCTCCGGAATCAGCGCATGTGCCTGGTCGACCATGCCCAGCCCGGCCCGCAGCACCGGCACCAGCAGCGGTGGGTTGGCCAACTGTATCCCGACGGTTGGGGCCAGCGGTGTACGGACGCGGATCGTCTCGGTGGGTGCGTCGCGGGTAGCCTCGTAGACCAGCATCAGCGTCAAATCGCGCAACGCCGCACGGAACGCGGCGTTGTCGGTGCGCTCGTCGCGCAGTGCGGTGAGCCGGGCCGCGGCCAGCGGATGGTCGACGACGTGCAGCTCCACAAGGATCGACCTTATCGCTGGACACGCGTGCGGCCATAACGGTTGACGGGTAAGGCCGACCCTATACTCCCGGCATGCGGCGCCTGAGACGGCGAGACAATGGTGGATTGCGAATCGTCGGGCTCATCACGGTCCTGGCGGTGTGGGCGGTAATGACCTCTTCTGCCTCCGGACATTTCGGCGACATGCCCCACCGTGTGCACTTCGCGGCCGCCGCACTTCCCACTCCCGCGCACGTGGTCATTGTGGTGGAGGAAAACCGTTCGCAGGCCAATATCATCGGCAACAAGTCGGCACCCTACATCAATTCCCTTGCCGCCAATGGCGCAATGATGACGCAATCCTTCGCCGAAACACACCCCAGCGAGCCCAACTACCTGGCGCTGTTCGCCGGCAACATGTTCGGATTGAAGGACAACAGCTGTCCCGTCAACGCTGGTGCCGCCCCGAATCTCGCTTCTGAATTACTCGCCGCCGGATACACATTCGCCGGTTTCGCCGAAGACCTGCCGGCTGTGGGCTCGCCAGTCTGCAGCGCGGGCAAATACGCCCGCAAGCACGTGCCCTGGGCGGATTTCAGCAACATCCCGAGGAACTACTCGCTGCCGTTTTCGGCGTTTCCTGCGCCATCGAATTACGCTAGTCTGCCCACGGTTTCGTTCGTTATTCCCAACCTTGACAACGACATGCACGACGGCTCGATTGCTCAAGGCGACACTTGGCTGTACCGGAAGTTGTCTCCGTACGCCTCCTGGGCAAAGACCAACAACAGTCTGCTCATTTTGACCTGGGATGAAGACGACAACACCGCGCGCAACCAGATCCCCACGATCATCTACGGAGCCGACGTCAAACCCGGGGCATACCCCGAGCCGATCAGCCACTACAACGTGTTGTCGACGCTGGAGCAGATGTACGGGCTGCCCAAAACCGGCTACGCGGCCAACGCTCCTGCGATTACCGACATCTGGGGCAGCTAACGCCCCCGGTTAGCCCTCGGTCGGGCACTGTGCGCCTGCGTCGATATCCTGTGCCGCATGGCTGCTGAGCTGGTTCCGATCCGACTGAGCCTCACCGCCGGCGACCGCTACACGCTGTGGGCGCCGCGCTGGCGCGACGCCGGCGACGAGTGGGAGGCGTTTCTCGGCAAGGGCGAGGATCTCTACGGCTTCGAAACCGTCGCTGACCTGGTCGCCTTCGTGCGCACCGACACCGACAACGATCTAGTCGACCACCCTGCGTGGAAGGATTTGACTCAGGCGAATGCGCACAAACTCGACCCGGCCGACGACAAACAGTTCGACCTGGTCGGCGTCGAGGAACTCGTCGCCGAAAAACCGACCCAAGAGTCGGTCGCCGCGCTGGCGGGCAGCCTGGCGATCGTATCGGCGATCGGGTCGGTCTGCGAACTGCCGACCGTCAGCAAGTTCTTCAACGGGAATCCGATGCTGGGCACGGTGGCCGGCGGCATCGACCATTTCACCGGCAAAGCCGGGCGCAAGCGCTGGAATTCCATCGCGGAGATCATCGCGCGAGGCTGGGACGATGTTTTGGCCGCGGTCGATGGCATTGTCACTACCCCGGATGTCGATGAGGCCGCGTCGGCTCGGGCCGCCGCCGAGTTGGCTGAACCTCGCAAGGATGACGAGTCGGCACTTGACATCGATATCGGTGATGAGGGCGAGGAGCCCGACGAGTCAATTGCGGCCGATGACACCGTGGTGCTGGGCAGCGACGAGGACTTCTGGTTGAAGGTGGGCATCGACCCGATCCGGATCATGACCGACGCGGGCACGTTCTATACGCTGCGCTGCTATTTCGACGACCGTCCGATTTTCCTGGGTCGCAACGGCCGCATCAGCGTCTTCAGCTCGGAACGCGCTCTGGCCCGGTATCTGGCCG encodes:
- a CDS encoding glycerol-3-phosphate dehydrogenase/oxidase, which encodes MSAPASWRGWPASALGPQQRASAWERLGAEQFDVVVIGGGVVGSGCALDAATRGLRVAMVEARDFASGTSSRSSKMFHGGLRYLEQLEFGLVREALYERELSLTTLAPHLVKPLPFLYPLTKRWWERPYVALGMLLYDQLGGAKSVPPQKHLTRAGALRLCPGLKRTSLIGGIRYYDTVVDDARHTLTVARTAAHYGAVVRSSTQVIALLREGDRVTGVRVRDSEDGAVTDVRGHVVVNATGVWTDEIQALSKQRGRFQIRASKGVHIVVPRDRIVSDVAIILRTEKSVMFVIPWGSHWIIGTTDTEWNLDLAHPAATRADIDYILSTVNTVLATPLTHDDIDGVYAGLRPLLAGESDETSKLSREHAVAVPTPGLVSIAGGKYTTYRVMAIDAIDTAAQYIPARVAPSITEKVRLLGADGYFALINQAEHVADLHGLHPYRVRHLLDRYGSLISEVLVLAEDRRELLDPITTAPVYLKVEAAYAAAAEGALHLEDILARRMRISIEYPHRGVDCAREVAEVVAPILGWTRQDIDREVDTYRARVEAEILSQAQPDDVSADALRASAPEARAEILEPVPLN
- a CDS encoding NAD(P)H-quinone dehydrogenase translates to MATRIVILGGGPAGYEAALVAATRDAQVTVVDSDGIGGAAVLADCVPSKTFIASTGLRTELRRAPQLGFDIDIEDAKISLPEIHQRVKMLAAAQSADITRQLLTMGVEVIAGRGELVDAAPGLARHRIKVTAPDGTAGELDADVVLIATGASPRIMPSARPDGQRILTWRQLYDLDSLPDHLIVVGSGVTGAEFVNAYTELGVTVTVVASRDRVLPYEDADAALVLEESFAERGVRLVKNARAQSVTRTDDGVLVTMTDGRTVEGSHALMTIGSAPNTSGLGLERVGIELGRGSYLTVDRVSRTSVPGIYAAGDCTGLLLLASVAAMQGRIAMYHALGEAVSPIRLRTVAATVFTRPEIAAVGVPQSLIDDGRVSARTIMLPLNTNARAKMSGLRHGFVKVFCRRSTGVVIGGVVVAPIASELILPIAVAVTNRVTVDELAQTLAVYPSLSGSITEAARRLMAHDDLE
- a CDS encoding gamma-glutamylcyclotransferase — encoded protein: MPLYAAYGSNMDPEQMAKRAPHSPMAGTGWLHGWRLTFGGEDIGWEGALATIVEDPDSKVFVVLYDVTPADERNLDRWEGSELGIHKKIRCRVERLSSDTTTDPVLAWLYVLDAWEGGLPSAHYLGVMADAAEIAGAPPEYVHDLRTRPSRSIGPGT
- a CDS encoding M20 family metallopeptidase; protein product: MSLVDSAESWLAAHHHDLIEWRRHIHRYPELGRQEYATTQFVAERLADAGLNPKVLPGGTGLTCDFGPEHEPRIALRADMDALPMAERTGAPYSSTMPNVAHACGHDAHTAILLGTALALASAPELPVGVRLIFQPAEELMPGGAIDAIAAGVLSGVSRIFALHCDPRLAVGKVAVKPGPITSAADSMEITLYSPGGHTSRPHLTADLVYGLGTLITGLPGVLSRRIDPRKSTVLVWGAVNAGMAANAIPQTGVLAGTVRTASRETWQSLEGLIRQAVSALLSPLGVDHTLQYHRGVPPVVNEEISTRILTHAIEALGPDVLADTRQSGGGEDFSWYLEEVPGAMARLGVWSGRGRQLDLHQPTFDLDERALPIGLRVMVNIVEQAAAF
- a CDS encoding M20 family metallopeptidase: MPTTTALDAVEDAVRRCSTEIVELSHAIHAEPELAFAEHRSCAKTQRLVADRGFRITTGVAGLDTAFRADFGRGALVVGICAEYDALPQIGHACGHNIIAASAVGTALALADVADDLGLTVALLGTPAEEAGGGKALMLRAGTFDDVAAAVMLHPGPTDIAATRSLALSEVSVHYRGRESHAAVAPHQGVNAADALTVAQVAIGLLRQQLAPGQLVHGIVTDGGQAVNVIPGRAALRYAMRAPDSESLSELQGRVFSCFAAGALATGCEYDIDDSAPAYAELKPDPWLADTCRQEMRRLGREPVAAEVEAKLPMGSTDMGNVTQVLPGIHPVIRIDAGGATVHQPAFAAAAVSPSADRAVVEGAIILARTVVRLAETSAERERVLAARDQRAAS
- a CDS encoding purine-nucleoside phosphorylase: MTDGRPDPEALARRAARAIAEHTGVAAHDVAVVLGSGWAPAVAALGPATAALPMAKVPGFSPPTAVGHTGQLLSVRIGEHRVLVLAGRIHPYEGHDLLHVVHPVRAACAAGAHTIVLTNAAGGLRDDLEVGQPVLISDHLNLTARSPLVGPQFVDMVDAYAPRLRELARRVDPTLTEGVYAGLPGPHYETPAEIRMLRTLGADLVGMSTVHETIAARAAGAQVLGVSLVTNLAAGMTGAPLSHVEVVEAGAASAARMGALLAGVVARL
- a CDS encoding phospho-sugar mutase yields the protein MTPEEWIAHDPDPATAAELADCEPGELAARFARPLRFGTAGLRGPLRGGPDAMNLAVVVRATWAVAQVLKDRGLRGSKVIVGRDARYGSAMFAVATAEVFAAEGFPVLLFAGPIPTPVLAFAVRHTGAAAGIQITASHNPASDNGYKVYFDGGIQIVSPADRAIETAMAAAPFADQIARVPVESSHTGLVDRYTERTAGLRRSSGSVRVALTPLHGVGGALAVETLHRAGFGEVHTVGEQFAPDPDFPTVAFPNPEEPGAADAVLRLADNVDADIAIALDPDADRCAVGVPAPDGWRMLTGDETGCLLGDYILSHTESVETAVVASTVVSSRMLAAIAAHHGARHVETLTGFKWLARADAGLPGCRLVYAYEEAIGHCVDPDAVRDKDGISAAVLACDVVATLKAQGRSVFDALDELARRHGVHVGAAVSRPVAGPGEAAAFMRRLRQEPPGRLAGFAVRTTDLQPRTDALVFSGSDADMWARVVVRPSGTEPKLKFYLEAGCPPGEDVRRARDRATALRDGLVAAVRHW
- the upp gene encoding uracil phosphoribosyltransferase gives rise to the protein MELHVVDHPLAAARLTALRDERTDNAAFRAALRDLTLMLVYEATRDAPTETIRVRTPLAPTVGIQLANPPLLVPVLRAGLGMVDQAHALIPEARVGFVGVVRDEQSHRPVPYLESLPDDLRSQPVIVLDPMLATGGSMTHTIRLLLQRGATDISVLCVVAAPEGLAALEKAAPNVRLYTAAIDERLNEIAYIVPGLGDAGDRQFGPR
- a CDS encoding alkaline phosphatase family protein; its protein translation is MTSSASGHFGDMPHRVHFAAAALPTPAHVVIVVEENRSQANIIGNKSAPYINSLAANGAMMTQSFAETHPSEPNYLALFAGNMFGLKDNSCPVNAGAAPNLASELLAAGYTFAGFAEDLPAVGSPVCSAGKYARKHVPWADFSNIPRNYSLPFSAFPAPSNYASLPTVSFVIPNLDNDMHDGSIAQGDTWLYRKLSPYASWAKTNNSLLILTWDEDDNTARNQIPTIIYGADVKPGAYPEPISHYNVLSTLEQMYGLPKTGYAANAPAITDIWGS